The following proteins are co-located in the Nitrospinota bacterium genome:
- a CDS encoding aminotransferase class V-fold PLP-dependent enzyme, translating into MTMKTKPVYLDNAATSWPKPESVPRAMQAAMAGIGANPGRGGYAQARAADRLLYDTRVLAARFFNAPDPSRVIFTPGATWSLNMALRGFFKKGDHAIVMGRQHNAVVRPLHGRRLGVTVSRLPWDGKAPLEKEMARLQTKKTRALIVNHAGNVDGFLYPLGKIGRAAKKRGLTLIVDAAQSAGNAIVDMRRQNIGILCVTGHKGLLGPAGTGLLLLNAGIELEPFISGGTGSFSDRAEMPKAYPDRLEAGSLNLPGIAGLGAGMRELMKLGLEKSIAKKMRRTEQAHAALFKIPGIRLYWPAKKEFRIPLFSFTIDGLDPAEVGDFLDRRHNIACRAGLHCAPDAHREIGSFPEGTVRFAPGVYTTAAEVDHFVRAVREIAGCL; encoded by the coding sequence TTATCTGGATAACGCCGCCACCTCGTGGCCGAAGCCGGAGAGCGTGCCGCGCGCCATGCAAGCGGCGATGGCCGGTATCGGCGCGAATCCCGGCCGTGGCGGCTATGCCCAGGCGCGTGCGGCCGACCGGCTGCTGTACGATACCCGCGTTCTCGCCGCGCGCTTTTTCAACGCGCCCGATCCTTCCCGTGTCATTTTCACCCCCGGCGCCACCTGGTCGCTCAACATGGCGCTGCGCGGATTCTTCAAGAAGGGGGATCACGCCATCGTGATGGGGCGGCAGCACAACGCCGTCGTCCGCCCGTTGCACGGCCGGCGGCTGGGCGTAACCGTATCGCGTTTGCCGTGGGATGGCAAAGCGCCGCTCGAAAAAGAGATGGCGCGGCTGCAGACAAAAAAAACGCGCGCGCTCATCGTGAATCACGCCGGCAACGTCGACGGCTTTCTTTATCCGCTGGGAAAGATCGGCCGCGCGGCCAAAAAGCGGGGGCTTACCCTCATCGTGGACGCCGCCCAAAGCGCGGGGAACGCCATAGTCGATATGCGGCGGCAGAACATCGGCATCCTCTGCGTCACCGGCCACAAAGGGCTTTTAGGACCCGCCGGAACCGGCCTGTTGCTGCTCAACGCCGGCATTGAGTTGGAGCCGTTTATCAGCGGCGGCACCGGCTCGTTCTCGGACCGCGCCGAAATGCCCAAAGCGTATCCCGACCGGCTGGAGGCGGGCTCGCTCAATCTCCCCGGCATCGCCGGGTTGGGCGCAGGTATGCGGGAGTTGATGAAGCTCGGCCTGGAAAAGAGCATAGCGAAAAAAATGCGGCGGACGGAACAGGCCCACGCGGCGCTTTTTAAAATTCCCGGCATCCGGCTTTATTGGCCCGCGAAAAAGGAATTTCGCATCCCGCTTTTTTCGTTCACCATCGACGGGCTTGATCCGGCCGAAGTGGGGGATTTTCTCGACCGCCGCCACAACATCGCCTGCCGCGCCGGTTTGCATTGCGCGCCGGACGCGCACCGCGAAATAGGCAGCTTCCCGGAGGGAACGGTGCGCTTCGCCCCCGGCGTATACACCACCGCGGCGGAGGTCGATCATTTCGTCCGCGCCGTGCGGGAGATCGCCGGATGCCTGTAA
- a CDS encoding DUF3343 domain-containing protein, whose protein sequence is MPVRTLIAIFDTTYETLRAEDFFREAGVVFRPVLKPRKIGSACRMALQFGEECLPSAKAAVVKGKLALKAFYWKDGEQWQKLD, encoded by the coding sequence ATGCCTGTAAGAACGCTCATCGCGATATTCGACACCACATACGAAACACTCCGCGCGGAAGATTTTTTCCGCGAGGCGGGGGTGGTTTTTCGCCCGGTGCTGAAACCACGCAAGATAGGCTCGGCCTGCCGGATGGCGCTCCAGTTCGGCGAAGAATGTCTGCCATCGGCGAAGGCGGCGGTGGTCAAAGGGAAACTGGCGCTCAAGGCTTTTTATTGGAAAGACGGGGAACAATGGCAAAAACTGGATTGA